A segment of the Flavobacterium azooxidireducens genome:
AGATAAAAGTAAGTTCCGTCTGCCGAAATAGCTCCATTCCATTTTACTTCTTCGGTCACTTCGCCACGCCAATCTTCGGTGTTTTGATTTCCTTTCCAAATTAAATGTCCCCAGCGGTTGTAAATTTCAATTTGAAAGTTTAAGAAAATGTTTCGCAAACCATCAATAAAGAAAAAATCGTTAAAGCCGTCTTCATTAGCCGAAATAAAATTATAAACTGTGGGTGGACAGTTTTTTGTTCTTAATTCAATAGTTGTAATGCTAAAACAGAATTCGTTTTCAATTCGTATATAAAGAATAGTTCCGCTATTTGCTTGATAATTACTCAGGTTTATTATTGAATTTTGATTTGTCTCGGCTTCCGATAAAGTTTCATGGATGGTGATGGTATTAGAAAAATCAATAAGCAGTGAATTTTCAATTGAAGTTAAATCGAAAGTTCCGATACTAAAACCTTCATTACAACTAAAAATCGGTTCTAAAATAGTAAATTCAGGTAAAAGCAAAAGTGAAATCTCTTCCACATCAGTGTTGTTATTTTCATTAATTTCATTCACAATTCCTGTTCCATTTCCAATATCATCCACAGAAAATGTCAATTCAAAAACGGTTGGAATTTCATTCGGAATTTGAAGAATTATTGAATTGGATTCACTTTCGCCAACTTCAATAACATCAATAGTTGCGATTGTTCCAATTAAACTATCATTGGCATAAATGGCAATTGGAGTATTGGCTGGAAGCGGATTCGTTGATTCTAAATTGTAAACAGTGTAATCAACTGTAATTTCTCTGGAATCACAAGTTAGAATGTAATCATCAATCACAATAGTAGCATCAGGAACTTGACTGTTTAACTTCGTTACAACTGCATTAATCATCACAAAATCCTGCCCGGACGTTAGTGCAATTTCTGCCGATTGGTCTCCGGGTTGAATAAAATTTTGGATTTCATAAATATCCAAATCCATATTAAACAATTCGTTACTGCCGGTGATGGAGTTTGTTCCGTTAAAAGCATTGTTGGCCGGATTCAATGGTGGATTGCTCAGAATGTTTCCGTTAATACGAAGGGTTTCGTTTACAGAAATACTTGAGTCGCCTTCCCAAGCCACAAAGCCAATTCTTGCACCAATATTATCAATTACATTGAGACTGTTGAGTGAAAAACTTAGGCTTAATTTTCCTCCACCAATATAATCCAATCCATCATAAACATTGAGTTGATTAATTGGTAAGTTATCATTTTGATAGACTACAATAATTGCCCAACCGGCAAAATTGGTAGCATTCGGGCAATAATTCGGGATAATATTGCTTAAATCTAATTCTGAAAGTGTGTATTCTCCATTTCCGGTAGAGATTACTTGTTCTGTAACGTCTTTAAATGCACTAAAAAAAATCAAACCGGAAAAAGTTTCCGTTAAATTGAAAGTTCGATCGGGAACAATATCAATGTTGTTGAGTTTAACGTTAAAATCACCCGGACCTGAGCCCGCCCAATATAAATAAGCTTTTTCCAAGGTATCATCCGGTTGTAATTCTAATTGAGCAGAAGAGGAAGTGTTAATGATACAAGGAGAATTTAAAATACCCAAATTTTCCTGAGTATTTAAAGTATTTCCAATAAAAGTAAAATCAAATCTACCGTTAAATTGCTGATAAAGACTTAATTCCTGTCCGCTTAAAGCGATAGAAAATAGAAAGAACAATAGAAACGTAATACAATTGAAGTTTAGTTTCATCATTAAGTTTTCAGCAATTTTTTACAAAGATACTATTTGAGAACTATTTCGATGTGAAATTGTTTGATGATTCGATGAAATACAAAGTATGTTTTTTGAAAGTTTATTTAATAAGTGATATACAAAAATCCCTGCAGCGGTTTTGGATAATCCGGATCATTTAGAAAGAGTAAATAAAAGTAGGTTCCGTCTGCCGAAATATCACCATTCCATTTTACTTCTTCTGAAACTTCGCCACGCCAATCTTCGGTGTTTTGATTTCCTTTCCAAATTAAATGTCCCCAACGGTTGTAAATTTCAATTTGAAAGTTCAAGAAAATGTTTCGCAAACCGTCAATAAAAAAATAATCGTTAAAACCGTCTTCGTTTGCTGAAATGAAGTTGTATACGATTGGTGGACAATTTCTCACTTCTAAATCAACTGAAGTTATTGATGAACAAGGATTTGTTTCTAATCTGATATACAGTTTTTTAGGTGTTTCAGATTGATAATTTGAAAGTATAGAAATTGAATTGATTGCCAGTTGTGCATCAGAAAGGTTTTCGTGAAAACTAATTTCATCTTCATATATTTCTGCTAATTGATTGGCTAATTCTTCTAAATTAAATGAACCTCTTCCAAAACCAATATTGCAAGATTTAAAGGGTTCAATGGGTGGCAATGAAGTTGAAATTGACAAATTAACATCAACAGTGAAATCATTGTTTTCTTCGTTTGTTTCAATAATAATTCCGGTTCCATCGCCAACGTCATCCACAGAAAAAGTCAGTTCAAAGGGAGAAGGAATTGTGTCAGGAATCTGAATAATTATAGAATTTGATTCGCTTTGATTTTGAGTAATTTCAATCGTAGTAAACGTTGTACCGACCAAAATACCATTTGCATAAATTGCAATAGGTGTATTAATTGGTAGCGGGTTATTGGATAATAAATTGTAAACAGCATAGTCAATTTCAATTTTCCGATTATCACATTCAACTTGAACCCAGTCAATTTCAATGGTAGCATCGATGGATTCGGTAGTAAATTTGGTTAAAACAGTATTAATCAATACAAAATCACCACCAGAAGTAATTCTTAAATTTGCCGAAGTATCACCAATGTTCACAAATTCATCTAAAGTAAAAACATCAATGTCCATATTATACAAATCGGAGCTTCCTGTAATTGTATTGGTGCTATTAAAAATTCTGTTCATCGGATTCAAAGGCAATTCTTCCACAATATTGCCATTAATTCTGATGTTTTCATTGTTTTGATGAGCCGTATCGCCTTCCCAAGCTAAAAAACCAATTTTAGAATTTAAGTTGTTGGTAATTAATAAATTATCTAACACAAAATCAATTTGAGTAGGTAAACCCTCCAAACCATCATATAGATTAATTTGGTTAATGGGAAGACTATTATCTTCATAAATAATTACAATTGCCCAACCACTAAAATTTGTTCTAAAAGGAAAATGTTGGAATAAAGCTTCAGAAATTTCTATATCAGCAAAGGTGTAAGTGCCGTTTCCATTTTGTTGAATAAATTCAGTAATATCAGTAGATGCAGCAAAAAAGTCAAACGGTAATCCAAAAATTAAACGCGAGTGGCTAAAGGTTCTTTCTGCCGAAATTTCTGTACCATTTAGTGTAATGTCAAAATCTCCTGTTCCGGATCCTGCCCAGTAGAGATAGGCTTTTAGAACAGTTTGTTGCGGACTTAAATTAAGTTCAGCACTAGACTGAGTTAAAAAATCAAAAATTTGAGTTGGATTATTTTCTTCGGTGTTCAACGTATTTCCAATCAATGTAAAATCATATCGTCCGCTAAACTGCTGATAGAAAGTTACATCTTGAGCCATTGCAGAGAATACAAAAAAATGTGCCCACAATAACAGAAAATAGTTGTATTTTCGTTTCATATTGAATCTTACTATTGAATTGGATTTTAAAGATACTATTTTTATTGTTTAAGATTAAAAATTAACAGAAGTTCGTGCAAAATTATACGATAAGAAAATATACTTCAGCCGATTACCAAGCATGGAATGATTTTATCAATCAAGCCAAAAACGCCACTTTTTTGTTTCATCGTGATTTTATGGAATACCATCAAGATCGATTTGAGGATTATTCATTAATTGTTGAAAATGGAATAGGTTGGGTGGCCGTTTTGCCAGCAAATAGAGTAGAAGATGAGGTTTTTTCGCACCAAGGTTTAACGTATGGCGGATTGGTCTTTAAGGATGATTTGAAGCTTGAAAAAGTAATTTTAATTTTTAAATCACTTTCAAAACAACTGTATGAGAACAGAATTAATAAATTGGTTTTAAAAGAAATACCAATGATTTATTGTGATTTTTTTTCAGATGAAATGAAATATATTTTATTTTTAGTTGAAGCCAAATTGATTAAAAGAGATACGCTTGCTGTTATTGACTTGTCAAAAGAAATACCAATAGCAAAAAACAGAATAGAAGGTGTAAACCGAGGAATAAAAAATCAATTAATCATTAAAGAAGAAAATGATTTCTCAGTTTTTTGGAATACTATTTTGATTCCTAATTTAATGAATAAACATAATGCTAAACCAGTTCATACATTAGAAGAAATACAGTTTTTAAAAAGTAAATTCCCTTCAAACATAAGACAATTCAACGTTTATAAAGAAAATGAATTAATTGGCGGAACAACAATTTTTGAAAGTAAAAATGTAGCTCATTCACAATATATTTCTGCCAACTCTTTTAAAAATGAATATGGAACATTGGATTATCTTCATCATTATTTAATTACTGAAATATTTAGAAATAAAAAATATTTTGATTTTGGAATTTCCAATGAAGAGCAAGGGAAAAAATTAAATGGCGGACTTTCGTATTGGAAGGAGAGTTTTGGAGCTACTACTTTAACGCAAGATTTTTATGAAGTTCAAACTAAAAATTATTCCAAATTAGAGGAAGTAATTATATGATAAAATTTTTCGATTTAAAAAAAGTCAATCACCGGTATGAAACAGCTTTTCAGGAAAAGTTGGAGCAATTCATGCAACGCGGTTGGTATATTTTAGGTGATGAGGGTAAGTTGTTTGAAGAAAATTTCGCAAACTATTGTAAATCAAAATATTGCATTGGAGTTGGAAATGGTTTAGATGCATTGGTTTTGATTTTTAAAGCCTACATCGAATTAGGAAAATTGCAAAAAGGTGACGAAGTTATTGTTCCCGCAAATACTTATATTGCTAGCATTTTATCGATTTTGCAAGCCGATTTAGTTCCGGTTTTGGTTGAACCCAAATTGGAAACTTATAATTTGAATCCTGATTTAATTGCCGATAAAATTACTTCAAAAACCAAAGCCATTCTAGTTGTTCATTTATACGGACAATTAGCCGAAATGGATAAAATAGATGGCATTGCAAAGCAAAACAATTTGTTAGTTATTGAAGATGCTGCACAGTCGCACGGTACGGAATTAGGAGTTAGTAGTTTGGAGTTTGGAGTTAGAAATGCAAAAGCATTTAGTTTTTATCCTTCCAAAAATTTAGGCTGTTTAGGCGATGGAGGAGCTGTTGTTACCAATGATGATGATTTGAATAGAATCATTCGAGCGATGCGAAATTATGGTTCAGAAAAAAAATATGTCAATGATTTTATCGGAATAAATTCACGTTTAGATGAATTACAAGCCGCTTTTTTGAACGTAAAATTAGCCGATTTAGATGATGATAATCAAAAGCGAAGAGAAATTGCCAGTCGATACTTAGCTGAAATTAAGAATGATAAAATTGTGTTACCTTTTTATGATGGTTCAACTAATCATGTTTTTCATTTGTTTGTAATTCGGACAGAAAATAGAAATGAATTACAGGAATATTTAAAAGAAAACGGAATCGAAACCATGATTCATTATCCAATTCCGCCACATCAACAAAAAGCGTTGAAAGAATTTAATTCGTTATCTTTCCCAATTACAGAAAAAATACATCGTGAAGTGTTGAGTTTACCGATGAGTCCGGTGTTAACTGAAGAGGAAGTGAGTTATGTTATTCAAGTTATAAATCGATATTAATTGAAATTTTTAAAAGATATAGTCGGTGCAGCTTGGTTCAAAATATCCTCATTGAACAGCTTTGCTATACTTTTAAGAATTGGATTTGGACTAGTCATTTCAAAAGTGTTGGCTATCTATGTTGGTCCGGCCGGAATGGCTCTGGTTGGGAATTTGCGTAATTTTCAAACTTCTTTAGAAAGCTTTTCGACACTTGGTTTTCAAAACGGAATTATAAAATATACAGCACAATTTAAAGAAGATAACGAGCAGTTTAAGAAATTAATATCAACAGTAGCAATTACAATTTCATTGTTCATATTACTTTTAGGAGTCGGATTGTTTATTTTTCGAGAAGCAATAACATCCTATTTGTTTAGTTCAGAAAATGAATATGAAATAATCATTAAAGCCGTAATTTTTAGTTTACCATTCTACGGTTTTTCTCTTTTTTTTACTTCTTTAATCAATGGTTTAGAAAAATACAAAAAAGTAGTTTACATCTCAATTATTGGAAACATAATTGGGTTTGTGTTTTCTTTAGTTTTAGTCTTTAATTACAATGTTTTAGGAGCTTTATTAGCTATGGTTTTAGCTCCAACAACTAATTTTTTTATAGCTTCATTTTTTATTTTTAAAGAAATCAAGTTTTTCCAATTTATTCAATTAAAATTTTTTGATAAAAGGATTCTTAAAAACTTAAGTTCTTATTCGGCAATGGCACTTTTTTCGGCGATAACCGGACCAATGATTTATATTTTCTTACGAAATCACCTTATTGATACTGCCGGTATTGATACTGCCGGATTTTGGGAATCAATGAGTAGAATTTCAAGCTATTACATGCTTTTTGTTTCCTCGTTGATGAGTATGTATTTTTTACCACAGCTTGCTGTTTCAAATGAAGTAGAGACCAAATTAATATTTCGAAATTATTTTAAAACAATTGTTCCCGTTTTTTTTGTTGGAATTGTTACTATTTACGTTTGTAAAAACTGGATCATTTCGATTTTATTTACAACTGAATTTCAACCCGTTTCCGAATTATTTTTTTGGCAATTGGTAGGCGATTTTTTTAAAGTTTGCTCCTGGATTTTAGCCTTACATTTTCTGGCAAAAAGACAAACATTTGCTTATTTTGTTACTGAAATTTTTTCGTATTCTACATTAATTTTAGTAGGCTATTTTGCTATAAATCATTTTGATGCGGAAGGAGCAGTTTTGGCTCATGCTGTGACTTATTTTATTTATTTCATTATGTTGCTGTTCTATTTTAGAAAAAGAATTTAATTCTCCCAAACCTCCAAATACTTTTCAGCAATCTTTACATAATTATGTTCCTTTTCAATAAAATCCCTCGCATTTTTTCCAATTCGGATAATTTCTTGAGGGTTTTCAATTAAAAATGATAACTCTTTTACCAATTCATTCACATCCGGCAAAGCATTGATAGCAACTCGTTCCGTTAATTTATAATAATCAACAAATTCTTGTTCAGCACCCGTGAAAACAACTTTTCCTTTTGCCATGGCTTCCAAAGCATTATAACCTTGATCGTAGGCATAAACTTGGTCTAAAATAATGTGAGCTTTGTTATACAATGAAATGTATTGTTGATAAGGAATATTTTCAGTGATGATAATTTCTACTTTATCATCATATTTTTCTTCAATTATTTTTAACGTTTCTTCAAAAAAATGAATGCCTTTTTTGATAAAACTCAATCGATTAATTCCCAGAAAAATAATCACTTTCTCATTAATTTTTAATTCAGAAAAATTTATTTTGTCTGTATTGATTGGGTTTGGAATAAAATTTACTTTGTAATTCATCTTTTCCATCGGAATTTTATAATCCAAATCAGAAACTATAATTGAATTTACATTCTCTTTCAACCAATTAAAAACTTTTTTATAATTGGATTGGACATATTTTAATGAAAAATTGTACTGATTTTTTAAAGATGAATCATTCAAATACGGACTCAAAATGGAATGTTTCATTTCGTTTTTTAACAGATATTCAATTACCGGAGTTTCATCGCCACAAACCAAAAGAGAAAATTTCTTGTTTTGTGAAAATAATTTTTTATAAAAGAATAAAGAAATGGTAGGATTGAGTTCTAAAGCATCAGAATTTATCAATTGAACATGATCAAATCCTTTTAATTTTGGTAAAATTAAATAAAATCGAATAGCTCTTTCAATTTTTTCAAAATCAAATTTAAAAAATCGTCTCAGGCCATTTCTCAATTTTCTAGTGAACCAAAAACTTGAAAAAAAAGTTGCTTTAACTGAAAGATCACTTTCAAAATTTTTAAAATCATCGCCACTGCTCACAATAATTACTTTGTGACCTAATTTTTGTAACCCTTCTTTTAGGGAATTATGCAAACGGCTGTATTCTCCAACTAAAAGTATTCGCATTAATGAAGATGAAATTTTTATATTTGTGTAAATATAAAACAAATTGACAAACCAATTTACGCAGGACGATTTGGAAATAATTATTTCAACGATGAACCAAACGTCGTTGGATTTTTTGATTCCGATGTTTCCGATGAATCATTTTTCAAAATTTTCAATTTTAGTGATTAACCAAACTAATAAAAATAGCATTTTGTCTTCTGAATTTGAATCGGTTAAGGTGGTTAATTCATTTGAAATAGGATTATCTAAAAGTCGTAATCTAGGTATAAAAAATGCATCAAAACCAATTATTATTTTAACCGATGATGATGTGGTTTTTGCAGATGATTTCGTCCAAAAAATCATCAATTCGTTTACTAATTATCCCAATCAAAACATATTTCGTTTTCAGGTTCAATCACTTGAAAAGAAGTTTTTAAGAAACTATCCAACAAATTTCATTAAAAGGTTGAATAAATTTGAGGTGTTAAACACGATGTCGGTAGAACTTGTTTTCAGAAAAAGTGTTTTTGATAAGACAACTATTTTGTATGATGAAAACTTCGGATTAGGAGCAAAATTTGCGATTGGAGAAGAAAATTCACTTTTGTTAGATTTTAAAAAAGAAAGTGTAACAATTGGTTTCATTCCGGAAGTTTTATGCTATCATGATGAAAAACATTCTTCGGCTATTTTAAGCAAACATGAAATTTATTATTATTCTGGAGCTTTTTTTTATCGTAATTTTGGCTCAACTTATAAATTTTGGATACTTTTAAAACTATTTTTTGAATTGAAACAAAGAAAAATTTTATTTTCTGTTTTATCAAAATTATACAAACAAGCAATTTTAGGAAAAAATGACTATAAAAAAATCAGTAACTAATTGTGAACTAATTTCAATTCCAAAAATTCCTGATACACGTGGAAATCTATCGGTAATAGAAAATGATTTAATTCCGTTTGAAATCAAACGAGTTTATTATTTATATGACGTACCTGCAGGAGCAGAGCGTGGCGGACACGCACACATTGAGCAAAAAGAATTTTTAATCGCTCTTAGCGGTAGTTTTGATGTGATTTTAAATGATGGACAAACAGAAAAAACGATAACTCTAAACAAGCCTTATGAAGGTTTGTTAATTACTGAAGGAATTTGGCGAGAACTCAAAAATTTTTCTTCCGGTTCTGTTTGTTTGGTTTTGGCTTCTGAGGTTTTTGAAGAAGAAGATTATATTCGAGTTTTTGAAGATTTTTTAGAGTCAAAAGTATAATGTTTTGGCTTTAAAAGGAATTGGAAATTGTTTTAATTAGTACATATGAAAATTTTATATATTTCAACAAGAATCGATGGTTCGGGAGGACTACAACGAAGTCTTTCTGTTCGACTAAATCATCTTGCTAAAATAGGATATGAAATTTACCTACTAACTACTAATTCTGAAAATCTACCTATCTATTTTCCTTTAGATAAAAGAATCATTCAAATTGATAGACAGAATGTTTCTGATTTATTTAGTTACAAAAAACTAATTCAAACTACTTATAAAGAAATAAATCCTGATCTGGTTATTGTCACTGATAACGGACTCAAAGGCTTTTTAATTCCTTTTTTAATTCCCGAAAATGCTAAAACAGTTTATGAACTTCATTCAACCAAAGACCAACTTATTACTGATAATAATAAACTTTTTGGAATTCTCGGGATTTCTAAAATTTTAATAAGTATTTCTTCAAAAAAGTTTAATGCTTTTATAGTGCTTTCCAAAAATGAAGCTCGAAAATGGAATTTAAAAAATTTGTATGTGATTCCGAATCCGATTACAATTCCAAATTCAAAACAAAGCTCTCTGCAAAATAAAAAAGTTATTTTTGTTGGAAGGCTAAAACTAGTGAAAGGAGTTGATTTTCTTATTCAAATATGGGATAAAGTAAATCAAAAACATCCTGATTGGACTTTGGAAGTTTATGGAGAAAAATTTTCTGAATTTGATATTCAGAAAACAATAAATGAAAAAGGGTTAGGTAATTCTATTTTTGTGCATGAGCCTGTTTCTGAAATAGAAGAAAAATATTCCGAGGCTTCAATTTTTTTGATGACTTCTCGAATTGAACCTTTCGGACTGGTTTTAACAGAGGCGATGAGTTGCGGACTTCCTTGTGTTTCATTTGATGCTCCAACAGGGCCTTCATCAATTATAGAAAATGAGCATAATGGATTTTTGATTTCTTGTTTTGATATTGAATTATTTTCCACCAAAGTGATAGAACTCATTGAAAATGAAAATTTACGCATTCAAATGGGAAAAAATGCAAAAAAAAGTAGCGAGAAATACAATCGAGAAAAAATTATGCAGCAATGGATTATGCTTTACAATAAAGTCATTAATTAGGTTTTTGATAAATTCCAACCAAGTAATCTGAAGGATTGTCTCTTATGAATTCATCTTCTAAATCGAATAACTTTTGCATTATTTTCTCTTTTTCAGAATCAATTTCAATAAAATTATAAGCAATATCTTTAAAAACGCCCATTAAAATATTTCCTCCAATTGGTTTTTCTTCAAGAATTGTAAAATGTTTTCTGATGGAAGGTAAAATTTGACTTGACTCTACACATTCTGAAGGATCTGCAACATACATTCGCAGCAGTCCACTTCCATAAAATTTGTTTTTATAAATAGTTGTTCCGCTTCGTTTTCTGTATTTTTTATCAATAAGCTGAATTCCTTGGTTAATCACCTTAATCTGATCTGCAGTAAATTGAAGTTTATCAGGACCAACATATTCATTTATCATTAATTTACCTTCTTTTTTCAGGCAATATTTAACTTTTTCAGACAAAAGTTTGTCAATGTCTTTAAAATGATGAAGGGAAGAATTGAAGATTACTAAATCGAAAGATTCTTTTTGAAAATCATACTTGTACAAATCTGTGCATAAAAACTCAATATTTGTTAAGTTTTTTGAATTTGCAATTTCTTCTGCTTTATTCAATAGACTTTTTGCAATATCAACGCATACTATTTTCTCAAATTCAGAATGTTTGGCTAAATCTAATTCCAACTTACACGAACCTGTTCCTAAAGATAAAATTGTTAATCCTTTTTTATCCTTAAAATATTTTTGAAAAAAATAATCTTGAAAATTTATTTCTGTATTTCCACTAACCAAAAAACACCATCTTTTATAAATGTAAGGAATAGTCCACCAATTTGAAGTTTTATCTCTTGGAGTATCAAAAGCACTTAAAGTTCTCAAGCGATCGTTAAATGTAAACTTCGACAAAATAAATGCAAAACCTCTTTGTTTTAATTTACAATATGTTTCCACAAAATCATCAATTGTAATAATACGAGCTAATTTCATGTTTTTTGTTTTGAATTTAAAGAACAAATATAACCTAAACGATATAAATCAAAATAACGTAGGTTAGGATTCTTGCTGAGTATATTCGATTTTAAAAAACCTTTTGACATATAAAATGCTATAACAACAGGTTTATCAAGATAATATTTTTTTAATTTTTTATATGCTTTTAAAAGTGGATTCAACGAGTCAATTCCTTGTTTGTCAGCTAAAAATTGCTTTCTCGAGATCACACTTTGTAACGACTTTTCAAAAAAAACTTCATTGCTTTCTAAACCAAGATGATA
Coding sequences within it:
- a CDS encoding gliding motility-associated C-terminal domain-containing protein, which encodes MMKLNFNCITFLLFFLFSIALSGQELSLYQQFNGRFDFTFIGNTLNTQENLGILNSPCIINTSSSAQLELQPDDTLEKAYLYWAGSGPGDFNVKLNNIDIVPDRTFNLTETFSGLIFFSAFKDVTEQVISTGNGEYTLSELDLSNIIPNYCPNATNFAGWAIIVVYQNDNLPINQLNVYDGLDYIGGGKLSLSFSLNSLNVIDNIGARIGFVAWEGDSSISVNETLRINGNILSNPPLNPANNAFNGTNSITGSNELFNMDLDIYEIQNFIQPGDQSAEIALTSGQDFVMINAVVTKLNSQVPDATIVIDDYILTCDSREITVDYTVYNLESTNPLPANTPIAIYANDSLIGTIATIDVIEVGESESNSIILQIPNEIPTVFELTFSVDDIGNGTGIVNEINENNNTDVEEISLLLLPEFTILEPIFSCNEGFSIGTFDLTSIENSLLIDFSNTITIHETLSEAETNQNSIINLSNYQANSGTILYIRIENEFCFSITTIELRTKNCPPTVYNFISANEDGFNDFFFIDGLRNIFLNFQIEIYNRWGHLIWKGNQNTEDWRGEVTEEVKWNGAISADGTYFYLLFLNDPDYPKPLQGFLYITR
- a CDS encoding gliding motility-associated C-terminal domain-containing protein; its protein translation is MKRKYNYFLLLWAHFFVFSAMAQDVTFYQQFSGRYDFTLIGNTLNTEENNPTQIFDFLTQSSAELNLSPQQTVLKAYLYWAGSGTGDFDITLNGTEISAERTFSHSRLIFGLPFDFFAASTDITEFIQQNGNGTYTFADIEISEALFQHFPFRTNFSGWAIVIIYEDNSLPINQINLYDGLEGLPTQIDFVLDNLLITNNLNSKIGFLAWEGDTAHQNNENIRINGNIVEELPLNPMNRIFNSTNTITGSSDLYNMDIDVFTLDEFVNIGDTSANLRITSGGDFVLINTVLTKFTTESIDATIEIDWVQVECDNRKIEIDYAVYNLLSNNPLPINTPIAIYANGILVGTTFTTIEITQNQSESNSIIIQIPDTIPSPFELTFSVDDVGDGTGIIIETNEENNDFTVDVNLSISTSLPPIEPFKSCNIGFGRGSFNLEELANQLAEIYEDEISFHENLSDAQLAINSISILSNYQSETPKKLYIRLETNPCSSITSVDLEVRNCPPIVYNFISANEDGFNDYFFIDGLRNIFLNFQIEIYNRWGHLIWKGNQNTEDWRGEVSEEVKWNGDISADGTYFYLLFLNDPDYPKPLQGFLYITY
- a CDS encoding GNAT family N-acetyltransferase, yielding MQNYTIRKYTSADYQAWNDFINQAKNATFLFHRDFMEYHQDRFEDYSLIVENGIGWVAVLPANRVEDEVFSHQGLTYGGLVFKDDLKLEKVILIFKSLSKQLYENRINKLVLKEIPMIYCDFFSDEMKYILFLVEAKLIKRDTLAVIDLSKEIPIAKNRIEGVNRGIKNQLIIKEENDFSVFWNTILIPNLMNKHNAKPVHTLEEIQFLKSKFPSNIRQFNVYKENELIGGTTIFESKNVAHSQYISANSFKNEYGTLDYLHHYLITEIFRNKKYFDFGISNEEQGKKLNGGLSYWKESFGATTLTQDFYEVQTKNYSKLEEVII
- a CDS encoding DegT/DnrJ/EryC1/StrS family aminotransferase gives rise to the protein MIKFFDLKKVNHRYETAFQEKLEQFMQRGWYILGDEGKLFEENFANYCKSKYCIGVGNGLDALVLIFKAYIELGKLQKGDEVIVPANTYIASILSILQADLVPVLVEPKLETYNLNPDLIADKITSKTKAILVVHLYGQLAEMDKIDGIAKQNNLLVIEDAAQSHGTELGVSSLEFGVRNAKAFSFYPSKNLGCLGDGGAVVTNDDDLNRIIRAMRNYGSEKKYVNDFIGINSRLDELQAAFLNVKLADLDDDNQKRREIASRYLAEIKNDKIVLPFYDGSTNHVFHLFVIRTENRNELQEYLKENGIETMIHYPIPPHQQKALKEFNSLSFPITEKIHREVLSLPMSPVLTEEEVSYVIQVINRY
- a CDS encoding O-antigen translocase codes for the protein MKFLKDIVGAAWFKISSLNSFAILLRIGFGLVISKVLAIYVGPAGMALVGNLRNFQTSLESFSTLGFQNGIIKYTAQFKEDNEQFKKLISTVAITISLFILLLGVGLFIFREAITSYLFSSENEYEIIIKAVIFSLPFYGFSLFFTSLINGLEKYKKVVYISIIGNIIGFVFSLVLVFNYNVLGALLAMVLAPTTNFFIASFFIFKEIKFFQFIQLKFFDKRILKNLSSYSAMALFSAITGPMIYIFLRNHLIDTAGIDTAGFWESMSRISSYYMLFVSSLMSMYFLPQLAVSNEVETKLIFRNYFKTIVPVFFVGIVTIYVCKNWIISILFTTEFQPVSELFFWQLVGDFFKVCSWILALHFLAKRQTFAYFVTEIFSYSTLILVGYFAINHFDAEGAVLAHAVTYFIYFIMLLFYFRKRI
- a CDS encoding glycosyltransferase family protein, encoding MRILLVGEYSRLHNSLKEGLQKLGHKVIIVSSGDDFKNFESDLSVKATFFSSFWFTRKLRNGLRRFFKFDFEKIERAIRFYLILPKLKGFDHVQLINSDALELNPTISLFFYKKLFSQNKKFSLLVCGDETPVIEYLLKNEMKHSILSPYLNDSSLKNQYNFSLKYVQSNYKKVFNWLKENVNSIIVSDLDYKIPMEKMNYKVNFIPNPINTDKINFSELKINEKVIIFLGINRLSFIKKGIHFFEETLKIIEEKYDDKVEIIITENIPYQQYISLYNKAHIILDQVYAYDQGYNALEAMAKGKVVFTGAEQEFVDYYKLTERVAINALPDVNELVKELSFLIENPQEIIRIGKNARDFIEKEHNYVKIAEKYLEVWEN
- a CDS encoding glycosyltransferase family 2 protein; protein product: MTNQFTQDDLEIIISTMNQTSLDFLIPMFPMNHFSKFSILVINQTNKNSILSSEFESVKVVNSFEIGLSKSRNLGIKNASKPIIILTDDDVVFADDFVQKIINSFTNYPNQNIFRFQVQSLEKKFLRNYPTNFIKRLNKFEVLNTMSVELVFRKSVFDKTTILYDENFGLGAKFAIGEENSLLLDFKKESVTIGFIPEVLCYHDEKHSSAILSKHEIYYYSGAFFYRNFGSTYKFWILLKLFFELKQRKILFSVLSKLYKQAILGKNDYKKISN
- a CDS encoding sugar 3,4-ketoisomerase, with translation MTIKKSVTNCELISIPKIPDTRGNLSVIENDLIPFEIKRVYYLYDVPAGAERGGHAHIEQKEFLIALSGSFDVILNDGQTEKTITLNKPYEGLLITEGIWRELKNFSSGSVCLVLASEVFEEEDYIRVFEDFLESKV
- a CDS encoding glycosyltransferase family 4 protein, which encodes MKILYISTRIDGSGGLQRSLSVRLNHLAKIGYEIYLLTTNSENLPIYFPLDKRIIQIDRQNVSDLFSYKKLIQTTYKEINPDLVIVTDNGLKGFLIPFLIPENAKTVYELHSTKDQLITDNNKLFGILGISKILISISSKKFNAFIVLSKNEARKWNLKNLYVIPNPITIPNSKQSSLQNKKVIFVGRLKLVKGVDFLIQIWDKVNQKHPDWTLEVYGEKFSEFDIQKTINEKGLGNSIFVHEPVSEIEEKYSEASIFLMTSRIEPFGLVLTEAMSCGLPCVSFDAPTGPSSIIENEHNGFLISCFDIELFSTKVIELIENENLRIQMGKNAKKSSEKYNREKIMQQWIMLYNKVIN